The following coding sequences are from one Paenibacillus sp. FSL R5-0912 window:
- a CDS encoding PrkA family serine protein kinase encodes MDIFERIASYRAENDRLAWSGTFKDYIELLRKDPSPAKTAHSRVYDMIKSHGVEDINGRKRYKFFEQEIFGLDRAVEKLVEEYFHSAARRLDVRKRILLLMGPVSGGKSTLVTLLKRGLEQYSRTDAGAVYAIAGCPMHEDPLHLIPLELRPEIERELGVRIEGNLCPSCQMRLKNEYHGDIEQVAVVRVLLSEEERVGIGTFSPSDPKSQDIADLTGSIDFSTITEFGSESDPRAYRFDGELNKANRGVMEFQEMLKCDEKFLWNLLSLTQEGNFKAGRFALISADEMIIAHTNETEYKSFISNKKNEALQSRMIVMPVPYNLRVSEEEKIYAKLIGQSDMKHVHIAPHALRAAAIFSILTRLKESKKQGMDLIKKLRMYDGEEVEGYKEADLKEMQTEYLDEGMSGIDPRYVINRISSALIKGDLQCMNALDVLRAIKDGLDQHPSITKEERERYLNFISIARKEYDILAKSEVQKAFVYSFEESAKTLFENYLDNIEAFCNWSKIRDPLTDEEMEPDERLMRSIEEQIGISENAKKAFREEILIRISAYSRKGKKFEYNNHDRLREAIEKKLFTDLKDIVKITTSSKTPDESQLKRINEVSRRLIDEHNYCPICANELLKYVGSLLNR; translated from the coding sequence ATGGATATTTTTGAGCGTATAGCTTCGTATCGGGCTGAGAACGACCGTTTGGCGTGGAGCGGCACTTTCAAGGACTATATAGAACTGCTGAGAAAAGACCCCTCTCCCGCTAAAACGGCTCATTCCCGCGTATACGACATGATCAAGTCACACGGCGTCGAGGACATCAACGGACGTAAACGGTATAAGTTTTTTGAACAGGAAATCTTTGGGCTGGACCGTGCGGTGGAGAAGCTGGTGGAGGAATATTTCCATTCCGCCGCCCGGAGGCTGGATGTGCGCAAACGGATCCTGCTGCTGATGGGACCGGTCAGTGGAGGCAAATCGACTCTCGTCACTCTGCTCAAACGCGGACTGGAGCAATATTCGCGCACGGATGCAGGTGCGGTATATGCCATTGCGGGCTGCCCGATGCACGAGGATCCATTGCATCTGATTCCGCTGGAGCTAAGGCCGGAGATCGAGCGGGAGCTGGGTGTACGCATCGAAGGCAACCTCTGCCCGTCCTGCCAGATGAGGCTGAAGAATGAGTATCACGGTGATATTGAACAGGTTGCGGTAGTCCGGGTGCTGCTGTCAGAGGAAGAACGGGTGGGGATTGGTACGTTCAGCCCGTCCGATCCGAAGTCACAGGATATTGCCGACCTGACGGGCAGTATTGACTTCTCGACCATCACGGAATTCGGCTCGGAATCCGATCCGCGTGCCTACCGCTTCGACGGTGAGCTCAACAAGGCTAACCGCGGGGTAATGGAGTTCCAGGAAATGCTCAAATGCGATGAGAAATTCCTCTGGAATCTGCTGTCGCTGACCCAGGAGGGCAATTTCAAGGCCGGGCGCTTCGCGTTAATCTCGGCGGATGAGATGATTATTGCTCATACCAATGAGACCGAGTACAAATCTTTTATCTCCAATAAAAAGAACGAAGCTCTCCAGTCGCGCATGATCGTCATGCCGGTTCCTTATAATCTGCGGGTCTCAGAAGAGGAGAAAATCTACGCCAAGCTCATCGGACAGAGTGATATGAAGCATGTGCATATTGCTCCTCATGCGCTGCGTGCGGCGGCGATCTTCTCGATCCTGACCCGGCTCAAGGAGAGCAAGAAGCAGGGCATGGACCTGATCAAGAAGCTGCGTATGTACGACGGCGAAGAGGTGGAGGGCTACAAGGAAGCCGATCTCAAGGAAATGCAGACCGAGTATCTGGACGAAGGGATGTCCGGTATCGACCCGCGATATGTCATCAACCGTATCTCCAGCGCGTTGATCAAAGGCGACCTGCAGTGCATGAACGCACTGGATGTGCTGCGGGCGATCAAGGACGGCCTGGACCAGCATCCTTCGATCACGAAGGAGGAACGCGAACGTTACCTGAACTTCATTTCCATTGCCCGCAAGGAATACGATATTCTCGCCAAGAGTGAAGTGCAGAAGGCGTTTGTGTACTCTTTTGAAGAATCCGCCAAAACACTGTTCGAGAACTATCTCGACAATATCGAAGCCTTCTGCAACTGGTCCAAAATCCGCGACCCGCTCACGGATGAGGAGATGGAGCCGGATGAGCGGCTGATGCGCTCCATTGAAGAGCAGATCGGCATTTCCGAGAATGCCAAGAAGGCCTTCCGCGAGGAGATCCTGATCCGCATTTCCGCGTACTCCCGCAAAGGCAAGAAGTTCGAGTACAACAACCATGACCGGCTGCGGGAAGCGATCGAGAAGAAGCTGTTCACCGACCTGAAGGATATCGTCAAAATCACCACCTCCTCCAAAACGCCAGATGAGAGCCAGCTGAAACGCATCAACGAAGTCAGCCGCCGCCTGATTGATGAGCACAATTACTGCCCGATCTGCGCCAATGAGCTGCTGAAATATGTCGGAAGCCTGCTGAACCGCTAA
- a CDS encoding extracellular solute-binding protein, which produces MATFKKAALTVVIACLAVSALAACGSDKDSSASTAGGTSPSSQASAKKEISISVFDRGEVPAEEGNYESNRWTKWINNNAPATVKWVPVPRNEAQTKLNTLIASGSAPDLIWEYDRNYIAQLVNQGAIQPIDSYIEKYSTSYKKYLEEHPELDSYLTFDGKKYAVASVRGVESIANHGMWIRQDWLEKLGLKTPTTVDELIEVAKKFKDGDPDGNGKADTVPIVFNGNGVPIIRELFMASESQWYVNGDKLEYGRVTDRYMDSLAFQKQLFDGGLIDKEYITDKNFQRSMQFWTTGKAGIMLGSWNMEAEFLDLKKNVPEAKMTALESLSTPYGKSGLYQEASPGIFVSFNSNLKEDKIEAAFKFLDWMIDTGWKPLKYGEENVHYKDVDGVPQIIDADKFRKEVTFARELPIVNQYEQKPEWFPVMAASDALSQEYAKEKANSLTLAMKNTYRRDIAYGPSQPEVSQLIATFAPIAQQIEAKVVTGGTSMTAETGIDEIRKEWKRLGGDAVEKTVNEWYLENKNQLK; this is translated from the coding sequence TTGGCAACATTCAAGAAAGCCGCCTTAACAGTAGTGATAGCCTGCCTGGCGGTATCAGCTCTGGCAGCCTGTGGTTCCGACAAGGATTCAAGTGCCTCGACAGCGGGTGGGACAAGCCCCTCCTCGCAAGCTTCAGCCAAGAAAGAGATCAGCATTTCGGTCTTTGATCGTGGCGAAGTGCCTGCTGAGGAGGGAAACTATGAAAGCAATCGTTGGACCAAGTGGATCAATAACAATGCTCCTGCGACTGTCAAGTGGGTGCCGGTTCCCCGGAACGAGGCCCAGACCAAGCTGAATACACTGATTGCTTCCGGCAGCGCTCCAGACCTCATCTGGGAGTACGACCGCAACTACATTGCCCAACTGGTCAATCAGGGTGCGATACAGCCTATAGATTCTTATATAGAGAAATACAGCACCTCCTACAAAAAATATTTGGAGGAGCATCCGGAGCTCGACTCCTATCTTACCTTTGACGGAAAAAAGTACGCCGTTGCCAGTGTGCGCGGCGTCGAAAGCATTGCCAATCATGGCATGTGGATCAGACAGGACTGGCTGGAAAAGCTGGGACTCAAGACCCCGACAACCGTAGACGAATTGATCGAGGTAGCCAAGAAATTCAAGGATGGTGACCCGGACGGCAACGGCAAGGCGGATACTGTGCCGATCGTGTTCAACGGCAATGGCGTACCGATTATTAGAGAATTATTTATGGCATCGGAGAGCCAGTGGTATGTAAACGGCGACAAGCTGGAATACGGCAGAGTAACCGACCGCTATATGGACAGTCTGGCCTTCCAAAAGCAGCTTTTCGACGGCGGTCTGATTGACAAGGAGTATATCACAGATAAAAACTTCCAGAGATCCATGCAATTCTGGACGACGGGCAAGGCAGGCATTATGCTGGGGTCCTGGAATATGGAAGCCGAGTTCCTTGATTTGAAGAAGAATGTGCCTGAGGCCAAGATGACAGCACTGGAATCCCTTTCCACCCCATATGGCAAAAGCGGCTTGTATCAGGAGGCATCACCGGGTATCTTCGTATCATTTAACAGCAATCTCAAAGAGGACAAGATTGAAGCAGCCTTCAAATTTCTGGATTGGATGATCGACACTGGCTGGAAGCCTCTGAAGTACGGAGAGGAAAATGTGCATTACAAAGATGTAGACGGTGTACCCCAGATTATTGATGCTGATAAATTCCGCAAGGAAGTTACTTTTGCCCGGGAGCTGCCTATTGTCAACCAATATGAGCAGAAGCCGGAATGGTTCCCGGTCATGGCGGCCTCCGACGCCTTGTCCCAGGAATACGCCAAGGAAAAGGCCAACTCCCTGACACTGGCCATGAAAAATACGTACCGCCGGGATATCGCTTACGGTCCGAGCCAGCCGGAGGTCAGCCAATTGATTGCCACCTTCGCTCCGATTGCCCAGCAAATTGAGGCCAAGGTCGTGACAGGTGGGACCTCCATGACTGCAGAAACCGGCATTGATGAAATCCGCAAGGAATGGAAGCGCCTGGGAGGCGATGCCGTAGAGAAGACGGTCAACGAGTGGTATCTGGAGAACAAAAACCAATTAAAATAA
- a CDS encoding DUF2161 family putative PD-(D/E)XK-type phosphodiesterase: MAIKQETELYAPLKSFFERQGYDIKGEVRTCDLVGIREDEDQPLIVEMKKSFNLALLLQGVERLRLSPNVYLAVERVRDKKGAVNQRWGELSGLCRRLGLGLITVVFYKTKAPLVEVLAEPGEAPPQARSAVRRRERLLYEFRERSGDYNTGGSTRVKLVTAYREKALRVAAALQALEAEAAAGAAGLTDGRAPLGGAPDPAVRGVTPAALRKRSGVPGAAAYLQKNYYAWFLRVERGRYTLTAAGTAALIEYAAIAEISAGKL; encoded by the coding sequence ATGGCAATCAAACAGGAAACGGAGCTGTATGCTCCTTTGAAGAGTTTTTTTGAGCGGCAGGGCTATGACATCAAGGGTGAGGTGCGGACCTGCGACCTGGTCGGCATCCGGGAAGACGAGGATCAGCCGCTGATTGTGGAGATGAAAAAATCGTTCAACCTCGCCCTGCTGCTGCAGGGGGTGGAGCGGCTGCGCCTTAGCCCGAATGTCTATCTCGCCGTGGAACGCGTACGAGATAAGAAAGGCGCGGTGAACCAGCGCTGGGGCGAGCTCAGCGGGCTGTGCCGCCGGCTCGGACTCGGGCTGATCACCGTCGTCTTCTACAAGACGAAGGCCCCGCTCGTCGAGGTGCTCGCGGAGCCGGGCGAGGCGCCGCCGCAGGCCCGCAGCGCCGTACGCCGCCGCGAGCGCTTGCTCTACGAGTTCCGCGAGCGCAGCGGGGACTACAACACCGGCGGCAGCACGCGCGTCAAGCTCGTGACGGCCTACCGCGAGAAGGCGCTGCGCGTGGCCGCCGCGCTGCAGGCCCTGGAGGCCGAAGCCGCTGCTGGCGCGGCCGGCCTCACAGATGGGCGCGCCCCGCTGGGCGGCGCGCCTGACCCTGCCGTGCGCGGCGTGACGCCCGCCGCGCTGCGTAAGCGAAGCGGCGTGCCGGGCGCCGCCGCCTACCTGCAGAAGAACTACTATGCGTGGTTCTTACGGGTCGAACGCGGCCGCTACACGCTCACGGCCGCCGGCACTGCAGCGCTGATCGAATACGCGGCGATCGCGGAGATCAGTGCAGGCAAGCTGTAG
- a CDS encoding carbohydrate ABC transporter permease: protein MMKRMMKDASPLALAGSLLNYLLLGLLSLLTLYPFWYEISASFSSSRAITAGEVYFWPVEFNVQAYRRLLEDGQLLHAMGNTVIVTLVGTALNILMTILAAYPLSRKRLYGRGPILLFITFTMIFISGIIPNFILIKNLGMMDSYLALWLPGLISTYNMFVMKSFMEGLPEEIEESASIDGAGNWRILIQIMLPLCKPIIAALSLFYAVGWWNSYFNVMLYINSSKLQTLMLKLYQMIKQVDESLLNSGGGSEGATAVILTPEGIKAASVVIAILPILCVYPFLQKHFVKGVLIGSVKG, encoded by the coding sequence ATGATGAAAAGAATGATGAAAGATGCCTCGCCGCTGGCTCTTGCCGGCAGCCTATTGAATTATTTGCTTCTGGGGCTGCTGTCTCTCCTCACCTTATATCCTTTCTGGTATGAGATATCCGCATCCTTCAGCAGCAGCAGAGCCATTACTGCCGGAGAGGTATACTTTTGGCCTGTAGAGTTCAATGTACAAGCATACCGTAGGCTGCTCGAGGATGGCCAACTGCTCCACGCCATGGGTAATACGGTCATCGTAACCTTAGTGGGCACCGCCTTAAACATACTTATGACCATTCTGGCAGCTTATCCCTTGTCCCGTAAAAGGCTGTATGGCCGGGGACCGATTCTCTTGTTCATCACCTTCACCATGATCTTCATATCCGGAATTATTCCCAATTTTATTCTGATCAAGAACTTGGGAATGATGGATTCCTACTTGGCCTTATGGTTGCCGGGGCTGATCAGTACCTACAACATGTTCGTCATGAAAAGCTTTATGGAAGGGCTGCCGGAGGAAATTGAGGAATCCGCCTCCATTGATGGAGCTGGAAACTGGCGTATCCTGATCCAGATCATGTTGCCCTTATGCAAGCCAATTATCGCGGCGTTGTCCCTATTCTATGCTGTGGGATGGTGGAATTCCTATTTTAACGTCATGCTCTATATTAACAGCTCCAAGCTCCAGACCTTGATGCTCAAGCTTTACCAAATGATCAAGCAGGTGGACGAGAGTCTGCTGAACAGTGGAGGCGGCAGTGAAGGGGCGACCGCCGTCATCCTGACACCGGAAGGAATCAAGGCAGCTTCCGTGGTTATAGCCATCCTGCCGATTCTATGCGTTTATCCATTTCTCCAGAAGCATTTTGTCAAAGGTGTATTAATTGGCTCCGTTAAAGGCTGA
- a CDS encoding flavodoxin domain-containing protein produces MKTIIIYRSGRSMNTHRIAAAMAEVLGADLAKVEDVKPEMLSGYDLIGLGSGIYASKIHRKLTKFIKKMPLRDKNVFIFCTSGSGEFKNKAQVQAKLAAKGCNVVGEFHCPGEFSPLGFNLDKKGHPDEQDFEDARAFAAGASLQIVNKSKVD; encoded by the coding sequence ATGAAGACAATTATTATTTACCGGTCAGGCCGCAGTATGAATACACACAGGATTGCAGCTGCTATGGCTGAAGTGCTGGGTGCAGATTTGGCCAAAGTGGAGGACGTTAAGCCGGAGATGCTGTCCGGATATGATCTGATCGGTCTAGGTTCAGGCATTTACGCCTCCAAAATCCACCGGAAGCTGACCAAGTTCATCAAGAAGATGCCGCTCCGGGATAAGAACGTCTTTATTTTCTGCACATCCGGGTCGGGGGAATTCAAGAACAAAGCACAGGTCCAGGCCAAGCTGGCAGCCAAAGGCTGCAACGTCGTCGGTGAGTTCCACTGTCCCGGGGAGTTCAGTCCGCTGGGCTTCAATCTGGATAAAAAAGGGCATCCCGATGAGCAGGATTTCGAGGATGCCCGTGCATTTGCGGCTGGTGCGTCTCTTCAAATTGTAAATAAGTCTAAAGTGGACTAG
- a CDS encoding TetR/AcrR family transcriptional regulator gives MEDKKAEIFRCGKELFSSKGFKDTNISDITKMCGFAVGTFYNYYASKEKLFIDIYLQENEKLKRSILQSSVNLDDEPAKVLKEIMALNYSGIHSNPILKEWYNKALFSKLEKEFYEHGGIEGIHEMMNSGTLELIRYWKTKGKIREDLEDGMILALFNSVPYIDIHKEEIGVSYFPQILDYLVEFIMKGLTDTQS, from the coding sequence ATGGAAGATAAGAAGGCTGAGATTTTCAGATGCGGCAAAGAGCTGTTCAGCTCCAAAGGCTTCAAGGACACCAATATTTCCGACATCACCAAAATGTGCGGGTTCGCCGTAGGCACGTTCTACAATTATTACGCCTCGAAGGAGAAGCTGTTCATCGATATTTATCTGCAGGAGAACGAGAAGCTGAAGCGGAGCATCCTGCAGTCTTCGGTTAATCTGGACGATGAGCCTGCCAAGGTGCTCAAAGAAATCATGGCGCTTAATTACAGCGGAATCCATAGTAATCCAATCCTGAAGGAATGGTACAACAAAGCTCTATTCAGCAAGCTGGAGAAGGAATTCTATGAGCATGGCGGAATAGAGGGTATTCATGAAATGATGAACAGCGGTACGCTGGAATTAATCCGGTACTGGAAGACCAAAGGGAAGATCAGAGAGGATCTGGAGGACGGCATGATTCTTGCCTTGTTCAACTCCGTGCCGTATATTGACATCCACAAGGAAGAGATCGGGGTTAGCTATTTTCCACAGATTCTGGATTATTTGGTCGAGTTTATCATGAAAGGCTTGACGGATACACAGTCCTGA
- a CDS encoding sugar-binding protein, with amino-acid sequence MKYINYHSKKLAALLAAVLLLMSALPAYAAIDRLYTAPAGATATTPADNLFRLADGTREFVLLDSTVTAGVYQYFVLSKNNYGASTFDPDNTAKFDVSDTNNIAYWLNHDFIDPSSTSSVKLEPAIVNHIDFQHQWLTEGGNVNTTYTQDFTTTAGVALLSQTEYAQYASKLGYKDNMTAWGWWLRSARGKNVGTNIVLCVPSGGLGETSGAEAKTTNMIRPAFFLKDSFFGTVKLDVSTMGSKVKQVLQDHYSIEQLRHIGYTERELGLIGFDVPEIVEVKMARTDRVYSPDTVSYSVYFTNNTEHSVNYSVYHQIAGGPLEEQSIMVTASQSLVKTIMLPPQLNGIHSLHVEVKEAQRQVVSFDSATFAVFPDYERQFGDDQSLFGVATHFDQSNKTDAADTLLMDRAGIRYIRDGISWNKVEKVKGVFDFTQTDKWVNDAVSKGMQIVSLLCFSNSLYNGGQDVKVGPATQEQLDAYVNYVEQVVSRYKGKINTFELWNEPNISFWQPEPNVSDYARLVKAASLTIRRINPDAVIIAGSVANQNGPQYLDDMFLQEVYPYIDAVSFHPYIYPNDPDTSYEAKLKSYTDITKKYGAWKDQNITEVGWPTSTDARGVNEEQQSVYLTKQFLISSANGIRQSAIYDLRDDGTNPAYTEDNFGIVRIDRMPKPALISFQQLNRALADAYFVGEMNSGSQVKSYLWKKEQEYVITAWSLTGGSQSIALTGNLTQTDYMGNPLPSHSSGNSYTVGSSPVYFTGIDPAWAKEQLKVLAVSLHQNWLAEWGSSLSAAPALQSQLQSLYASGFGSGAYAEIKALADQYELLGQGIVEEAQAGTFTMENAMSMLYAYHLAVKPLEALMQDSQNQPTLTALSSTAELVNTSSLIQAKLQNISGGSQSFAQEIMRHAREWNVKAATYLQADRPEMALAWDQTAGRLARWAAKISEFEAAEPTNLLLSSYPSKVSLFEGGSASIQAAVTNARGATLSAKVKLVESGANRIIAETEVSVEPGTNMQIPFTIHSSDFQLSSPSSLDLILENPNGEVLRTKAIPVNIAEKVSYSLKPSGQTMDQLDSITVNLNNLFTDVLSGTVEIDPPPGWIMDASKPYSLSAGEIQAVTFSVSSVRNQPLHEYSFAVRVKDTEGNLLKSAILPLSFAVMVRAEQPLTTAGFDGNLEAWKKAYPIYLNPPADPLSAEAWQTSNVAARMYTQWDEDALYVLAQVYDDYQFNNKSGMNIWDGDNVQISIDPLNDKATKYSTDDYEYGFAYTGAGNEVYSWQAATAYGQSYGQKPSEWVQVLRDEALKLSTYLIRLPLANMTPLQLQEGTVFGFNAAVNDADILNRERLVEFTGGTATSKNPSLYANWQLSGVEPDFQASTVYSIVIDSLTGGSITASTAAAN; translated from the coding sequence ATGAAGTATATAAATTATCATTCAAAAAAACTGGCAGCGCTCCTTGCGGCAGTTCTCCTTCTGATGAGTGCGCTGCCCGCCTATGCGGCAATCGATCGGTTATATACTGCACCGGCTGGAGCCACCGCTACGACCCCTGCGGACAATCTGTTCCGTTTGGCAGATGGCACGCGGGAATTCGTTTTGCTCGACAGTACTGTAACGGCGGGAGTTTACCAGTATTTCGTGCTGTCCAAAAATAATTACGGCGCCAGCACCTTTGATCCGGACAACACTGCAAAGTTTGATGTAAGCGATACCAATAATATCGCCTACTGGTTGAATCATGATTTTATTGACCCCAGCTCCACAAGCTCTGTCAAGCTGGAGCCAGCTATCGTCAACCATATTGACTTCCAGCATCAGTGGCTGACTGAAGGCGGCAATGTTAATACGACCTATACACAAGACTTCACCACGACGGCCGGCGTCGCCTTGCTGTCCCAGACCGAATATGCCCAGTATGCCTCAAAACTGGGATATAAGGATAATATGACCGCCTGGGGCTGGTGGCTTCGTTCCGCACGAGGCAAAAATGTGGGCACTAACATTGTACTGTGCGTGCCATCAGGTGGACTAGGAGAAACCTCCGGTGCTGAAGCCAAAACCACTAACATGATCAGACCGGCCTTTTTCCTCAAGGATAGCTTCTTTGGCACTGTAAAGCTGGATGTATCTACCATGGGCAGCAAGGTGAAGCAGGTGCTGCAGGACCACTATTCCATCGAGCAGCTTCGCCACATCGGCTACACCGAACGGGAGCTGGGCCTTATCGGCTTCGATGTGCCTGAGATTGTCGAGGTCAAGATGGCCCGGACAGACCGGGTATATAGCCCGGATACCGTATCCTATTCGGTCTATTTCACCAATAATACGGAGCATTCGGTAAATTACAGCGTCTATCATCAGATTGCAGGCGGACCGCTGGAGGAACAAAGCATCATGGTTACGGCCTCTCAATCTTTGGTGAAAACCATCATGCTGCCTCCACAATTAAATGGCATCCATTCCCTTCACGTAGAGGTGAAGGAGGCTCAGCGCCAGGTGGTCAGCTTCGATTCCGCCACCTTTGCGGTGTTTCCCGATTACGAGCGGCAATTCGGCGATGATCAGTCCTTGTTTGGAGTAGCCACCCACTTTGATCAGAGCAACAAAACGGATGCCGCAGACACACTTTTGATGGACAGGGCGGGTATCCGCTATATCAGAGATGGTATATCCTGGAACAAGGTGGAGAAGGTAAAGGGTGTTTTTGATTTCACCCAGACCGACAAATGGGTGAATGACGCCGTCTCCAAGGGTATGCAGATTGTTTCACTGCTGTGCTTTTCCAATTCGCTATATAATGGCGGACAGGATGTAAAGGTCGGACCCGCCACCCAAGAGCAACTGGATGCCTACGTCAACTATGTGGAACAGGTGGTAAGCCGCTACAAGGGCAAGATCAACACCTTCGAGCTGTGGAATGAGCCCAACATCAGCTTCTGGCAGCCGGAGCCCAATGTCAGCGACTATGCACGTCTAGTGAAAGCCGCTTCGCTGACCATCCGCAGAATCAATCCCGATGCGGTGATCATTGCGGGCAGCGTAGCTAATCAGAACGGTCCCCAGTACTTGGATGACATGTTCCTGCAGGAGGTATATCCCTATATTGATGCGGTTTCGTTCCATCCATACATCTATCCTAACGATCCGGATACAAGCTATGAGGCCAAACTGAAATCATATACCGACATAACCAAGAAATACGGAGCCTGGAAAGACCAAAATATTACTGAGGTGGGCTGGCCAACCTCTACCGATGCCAGAGGCGTCAATGAAGAGCAGCAATCCGTCTACCTGACCAAGCAGTTTCTGATCTCTTCCGCCAATGGTATTAGGCAGAGCGCCATCTATGATTTGCGTGATGACGGTACCAACCCTGCGTATACTGAAGACAACTTCGGCATCGTGCGGATTGACCGGATGCCCAAACCAGCCTTGATTTCCTTTCAGCAGCTCAACAGAGCCTTGGCAGATGCCTACTTTGTCGGTGAAATGAATTCAGGAAGCCAAGTGAAATCGTATTTGTGGAAAAAGGAACAGGAATATGTTATCACTGCCTGGTCCTTGACAGGCGGGAGCCAATCTATTGCTTTGACCGGCAATCTGACGCAAACCGACTACATGGGCAATCCGCTTCCATCCCACAGCTCCGGCAACAGCTATACCGTTGGCTCTTCTCCGGTTTATTTTACCGGAATTGACCCGGCTTGGGCCAAGGAGCAGTTGAAGGTATTAGCGGTAAGCCTCCACCAGAATTGGTTGGCGGAATGGGGTAGCTCCTTATCCGCAGCCCCGGCTCTCCAGAGCCAATTGCAGAGTCTGTACGCGAGCGGCTTCGGCAGCGGTGCATACGCCGAGATCAAGGCTTTGGCAGATCAATATGAGCTGCTGGGCCAAGGCATCGTGGAGGAAGCACAGGCGGGAACCTTCACCATGGAGAATGCGATGAGTATGCTATACGCCTATCATCTGGCAGTGAAGCCTTTGGAGGCATTGATGCAGGACTCACAGAACCAGCCGACGCTGACCGCCTTGTCCTCCACTGCTGAGCTTGTGAATACGAGCAGCCTGATCCAGGCCAAGCTGCAGAATATTTCTGGAGGCAGTCAGTCATTTGCCCAGGAGATCATGCGACATGCCCGTGAATGGAACGTGAAGGCAGCTACCTACTTGCAGGCTGACCGTCCGGAGATGGCGCTGGCCTGGGATCAGACTGCCGGGCGTTTGGCGCGTTGGGCTGCCAAGATTAGCGAATTCGAGGCTGCAGAGCCAACAAACTTGCTGCTGAGCAGCTATCCCTCCAAGGTGTCCTTGTTCGAGGGAGGATCGGCCTCGATCCAGGCTGCCGTAACCAATGCAAGAGGAGCGACGCTGTCCGCCAAGGTTAAATTAGTGGAATCAGGCGCAAACCGAATCATTGCCGAAACAGAAGTATCCGTTGAGCCGGGGACAAATATGCAGATTCCCTTCACTATTCATTCTTCTGATTTTCAATTAAGCAGCCCCTCTTCTCTTGATCTGATATTGGAGAATCCAAACGGCGAAGTACTGCGAACCAAAGCTATTCCCGTGAACATTGCCGAAAAGGTGAGTTATAGCCTGAAGCCTAGTGGGCAAACCATGGATCAGCTCGACAGTATCACGGTCAACTTGAACAATCTATTCACTGATGTGCTAAGCGGTACTGTTGAAATTGACCCTCCTCCAGGGTGGATCATGGATGCCAGCAAACCTTATAGCCTGAGTGCCGGAGAGATTCAAGCGGTGACCTTTTCCGTAAGCTCGGTCCGCAACCAACCGCTACACGAATATTCGTTTGCAGTCCGGGTGAAGGACACCGAGGGGAATCTGCTAAAGTCCGCCATACTGCCCTTGAGCTTTGCGGTAATGGTGAGGGCGGAGCAGCCCTTGACAACAGCAGGCTTTGACGGCAATCTGGAGGCTTGGAAGAAAGCCTATCCCATCTACCTCAATCCGCCTGCCGATCCCCTGTCCGCCGAAGCCTGGCAGACTAGCAATGTGGCAGCCAGAATGTATACTCAATGGGATGAGGATGCCTTGTACGTGCTAGCCCAGGTGTATGATGATTACCAGTTCAATAATAAATCGGGTATGAATATCTGGGATGGAGATAATGTGCAGATCAGCATCGACCCCTTGAACGACAAGGCCACCAAATACAGCACGGATGATTACGAATATGGTTTTGCTTACACCGGAGCAGGCAATGAGGTGTATTCCTGGCAGGCAGCAACGGCATACGGCCAGAGCTACGGGCAAAAGCCATCGGAATGGGTTCAGGTGCTGCGGGACGAAGCGCTCAAGCTGTCCACATACTTGATCCGGTTGCCCCTGGCTAATATGACGCCTCTTCAATTGCAGGAAGGGACCGTCTTTGGCTTTAACGCTGCAGTCAATGACGCAGATATATTGAACCGGGAGCGCTTGGTCGAATTTACAGGGGGCACTGCCACCAGCAAGAACCCCAGCCTATACGCCAACTGGCAACTGAGCGGGGTGGAGCCGGACTTTCAGGCATCAACTGTCTATAGCATTGTTATCGACAGCCTGACCGGAGGCAGCATAACCGCAAGCACTGCAGCAGCCAACTAG